Genomic window (Sparus aurata chromosome 19, fSpaAur1.1, whole genome shotgun sequence):
ataatgcaaatataaattgttgtttactaaattggtgcataagtttttgaaatttacaaagttatgtgtaactatttacatttaaatgcaggcaatgcctcaggctcctcagctcattcctgcctgttccacattcagccgtctcctccttggtttgcctcacaatacgactccactactcactaaacacactacaccaaacactacataacacactaactatacactccaaacatgctatatgtcacaaatctctcaactctcaaagcTCGCTATATCTGTtgccgtctccaacacatcactgctgctgtcaatcatccgctgatgtccctcccacatcttcctgttcctcaacaaccaaacttgctgcttggacactttcgtgacaaaagcacatttttactgtttcttcttgcaccagacataaagcaaacgtaacggcaatgttcgcgaaaagcttgttggacattatttaccctaaatccagttttggacgtgccagtgcgtccgctccgtcaactcgggaggtgggccgtgtgggtcggttagcggctagcagctagctacacacgaacatccacagattccgatcccactttgttaaccgcgcgtctccggatctcctcagacccgaacagactcggtctggacttgtttaatctcattacaatccacaacagtcagtttagatgcacagaacggaaccgaacctgttttttaaggtatgtcgtgggcttgagctctgcagtggttggctctggtgcccacgtgactgtggtggctccggtggacaatgcttgcagaatttgtaaagcatttatgaaataatttattcacggtatcattgcagtccaagcaaatgcttagttgcacaccactgaaccacgcagcagccatgttgaaagtctcaggtcagtctgatcctgatccgcagagatatttgaggaacacacacacacacacacacacacacacacacacacacacacacacacacacacacacacacacacacagacacagacagacagagatttcttgcttttatagagagatgttcacctttctttatttctttatttcagctCACCACCATTTCTCTCTGACAGGATTATTTGCAGATGGCTGTTGTGACTTTTGTTGTCTACAAGACTTCAGCTGGTGTTAAGTTTCTCTTTTTaagattttgtatttttctgtttgattcCAGAATGACACCAAACCAGTGAAGATGATGCACCAGAAAACTAAGTTCCCTTTAACCTTCATCCCTGAAGCCAACTGCCAGGTAATCAAGCTGTTCAGTTAATGAATCCATTACTGCAGTATGTCAGTTAATATTTCTGTCAGTCCATCAAACAACTGGGATCATTGAACCAGTCATATATTCCCTTTGTTAATGAGGTGACTTACAGTTACCTTAATCATAATGCTATCACttaacaaggttttttttgttgcatgtgATCCAATACATTATCTTGTTAAATCAAAAGATAACCAAACAGTTGACTAGTATGTGCTGTACATCTGCTGTAATGTTCTAAACCTGTTGAACAGATCCTAGAGATGCCATACATAGGAAAGGAGCTCAGCATGCTCATCTTTCTACCTAATGACATGAAGGAAGGTACAACAGGTCTGGAGAAGGTAGGAACACCACCCCCAACCCACTTgcgcacgcgcacgcacacacacacacacacacacacacatacgcgcgcacacacacatatagagaaacagaaaaactaaTAATTGATTTTATGTCCACCCCAGCTGGAGAAGGAGCTGACCTATGagaactttgtggagtggactcgTCCAGACATGATGGATGAAATTGAGGTGCAGGTGGGGCTGCCCCGGTTCAAGATGGAGGAGAAGTATGACATGAAGAGTGTCCTGGTCAGCATGGGCATGGTGGATGCTTTTGATATCGCAATGAGTGACTTCTCTGGTAGGAGCACATCAGACATATtcatagaaatgtaaaaagatatCAGTATAGAACAGATGTGTTTCTATGGTGTAGGGTGAGCCCAGGCATCataattatttcaattgttcTTTAATCCATTTCTTCTGCTGACAGGCATGTCTCCCGCCAATGACCTGGTCCTTTCAAAAGTCGTCCACAAGGCCTTCGTGGAGGTCAATGAAGAGGGaactgaggctgctgctgccactgctgccaTCATGATGCTGCGCTGTGCCTTGCCTGCACCAACCTTCATCGCAGACCaccccttcctcttcttcatcaggCATAACCCCTCCATGAGCATCCTCTTTGCTGGCCGATACTGCTCCCCTGAGTGAGCACTGTATGTATCGCTAGAAGAATGTCGAGAGGATCACCACTCTAGAGCTCCCTATAGCTAATCACACCCTGAGTTTCCAGCCTGTATTTTCAAAACCagaaagatgtttgattttctgAACTTTGGCTTCTTGTCTGCATCACCTGCACCTGCCATGCACCTGTGCCTTCTTGAACATAACATTCTCGCTCTGTTGATCTTTTGCACATAATCTCATCCTGAGGATATGGTTTACTTCATGTGTATGATGCATGTATGACCCTATTTGCTGTACCTTCATACCCTACCCTAGTGTAACCATATAATTAAATTGTGTTATGTCTTATCTTATACTTTACACCCTTTGTGAGAGTTTGCTTTTATTATATGTCTATTATGCCTGTTGTTTCAACCACCAGCACAGATGTTGACTGTGATTTTATACCATATGAACATGTGATGGGTGCAAGATTCTCTGCACTTTTCATCTTTCATATATTCAGGTAACCAAAGAagatgatgtgatgtgataaAATCACATTGTTTGAAGGATATGTCTTTGAGGATTATTAAAACTACAATCAAGTACAATAGTACTATTATGCATTTTGTTAATATAGAATATATAACAAGATCTTTGAAGTTTAACTGGATATTTTCATGAGTTTATGCTTTTATATCTGAAATAAACATGTGAGTGGTTCGCAAATACtttctgtcaatttttttttggagactgttccttttattttcatgttctCTGAACTGGTTACGAGTGGccttttttggccttttatggctttattgatagttcAGCTGAAGAGGTGATAGGGAAACAGGGttagagagagggggagtgacacgcagcaaagggacccaggccgggagtcgaacctcGGTctgctgcagcaaggacaaagcctctgtacgtgggacgcctgctctaccaactgagctaaatggcgcccCATAAATCGTTAATCTTCAACCAAACTAGCAAAGTATAATTGTCTCTCTATTGCTATATGAGGAAGAATAAATATATGTGTCCTATTTTCTTCAGGCCTCTCTTCACTAAAAGCACAGGAGTAATACATGCCCTTAAAAGAAAATAACCAAGAAGCCCTAAGACTGGCGCTGTTACACTATCCAAGTATGTACGTCTAAGGGATTAAATGCACCTGCAAACTTCTAATGACAAGACACTTCATTAGTGTAGGGTCTCACTCTGGCACAGTAGGTGGTGCTAATGCATCTCTGTTATGCAGAGTGCTACAAGTCCAAAACGAAGAAAATGTTAGGCGAAGGGTGTGAAGGCAGGGCTGCTTAGTGTGGTGGTGAGATATGAGGGAGAGCGGGGAGTAAAGTAAGGTGAGCTGTTAAAGCTAACACAAATCCTTGAAGAAGTGAAATATGGGAGTTTTGGGAGATAGTAACTATAGGCTGTAATACTGGCGCACAGGTGGACATGGCCAAAGGAAAATGAGCAGTGTTGGAGAAGTCAAAGCAAACAAAATGTTCAGAGTGGGAGAAAAGAGGGCTCATGGGAGTAAGGAGGTAATGTCTGGAGTACCTCTCAGTGTTGGGATGGAGGAATTAGTGGAGTAGTTCGGTGAAAAGGGTGAAGAATGACAAAGGATATTGAGAAAACGGAGACGGAAACACATTCAGTTGGGTTTGAGACAAATGTAATCCCAAATGAGCTCTTCTGTGGATTTATGAGATATAGTGTAAGGGAGGATATACTAAAGGCTATGAGGTGTTTCAATTGCCAGGAAGTTGGACATGTGGTTGTGGTATGCAAAGGAAAAAGAAGTGCTAGTTATGGGGATGATCATGAATATGGGAGGTGTGGAGAAGTTTATGTACTGTTGATCTGTATACCATTGTTATTGGCTCTAGAGTGGGTTGAAAAAAATGGGAAAAGTTCCTAGTTTGTAGTGATTCAATAATGTCAATAATACATGAACAAGGAGACAAGGCACTGAGGTCATAGTCATCTGGGTTCCTGCTCATGTAGGAATTATAGGGAATGAAGGAGCGGCCAAATTTAGCCCACaagctgtggaaaaaggaaacatagACGCAAATATTATTGATCTTTCAAAATCAGAAGGAAAAGGCATTTTAGGAAAGGAAATCAATAAAGAGTGGCTGCAGCACTGGGATTGGGAGATATGTGGAAGACATTTATATTCCAttcaaaatacaacaaaagaCAATTACGTCCAGATTAGGAATAGGACACAGTAACCTTAATGGTACACTTCACGTTATAGGGAACCTATGATGAGTTAATATAGCAGCCTATCAGTTACGGATTGTGCATTTGGCTTCCAACCGTTTTTTTGTGAACACTGTCAGATAACAGAAACTTTAGaacatgtgtttattaattGCAGTAAATATATAGTAGAGAGGAAGGACATGATgggagaaatgaaaaaaacgGGGTTAAATGGAGCAGGAACAAAGAGCATATTGTGTGGTGGAAGCGGACGAGATACTGGGTCAGCTTGCTAATGAAAACATGACTCTCAGGGCAAATTTGAAACAAGGATGAAGTTAGATTATTCCAAAAGGTGGCAGTAGTGCAACACTTAGGATTGCAAGGTCCTTCCATAAGGATATACTTCTACAGTGTGTATAGTATCTGCACCCACTTCTTATTGATAATAAGTTGACTGATGAgttctcaagtcataaacacagaaaagtgctCAGGGCTTTCTTGGAAGTACTGTAtctaacaataaaacaaaacagtaagactaaagacttttattttttgaattaCAAAAGTTTGCTTCAGGTAGATTTTTGGTTGGGTGCATTGTTGCCGTCTCTGATCCGTGTTCTTTTGATATTGTCACCAAGTAAAATACAAGATTTGGTGGTGGCATGTTGAAGCCAATGACCAAGCTGTTGCTGGTAAATGCCATCCACTTCAAACCTGCCTGGGATGAAAAGTTCCACAGGATTTGCAATTACAGTGCTGAGTTTAAAGTTAACCAGGTAAAACTACGTGACGAAAACAGTGAACCTTGAATAACAAATGTCAGACTTATATCCCATGTTAGAAAGGTCCAATGGAAAGTTCTTCTGACAAGCGATTAGTCAGTCATTTGAGTCCATGTGATACATTACAGCATGCAAGGCTCTTTCATTAGGATATACTTCTACGGCGTGTATAGTATCTTCTGCACCCACTTCTATTAGTAATAAGTTGACTTTGGTCCGATGAAGATGAACACATGAGTCTTTCATTTGGTGTAggcaaacatactttttttacacaacatGAAAATTAAGGAACCTATCCtggcaaaacttttttcaccacctcaagtcataaacacagaaaagggcTCAGGGCGTTCTTGGAAGGACTGtatcaacaataaaacaatcagACAGTAAGACTGAGACAGTTATCATGGAATTATCATCATTAAAATGACTGAACGCTTGATAACGGTATTTATAAAGCCAGTCAGGTTTAAACTTGTTGGGTGAGTTAGCCAACAGCAGGCAAGACCAAAGGCAGTGACgcaactgactgactgactggatgAATCAATAAGATGATTTAGTTAGGGTGAATCCATAAATGTGTCGTTTATGGTTCCAGGGTTTTTCTTAAAGCAAACAAGGACAGACTACAATGCAGAGCTGGAAGCGGTCAACTTCAAAACCATGTGTGAGGCAGCCTGGGGCAACATCAGCAGCTGGGTGGAGAAGCAGACCCAAGGTGCATCACATGCACTAACATACACACCATCAGTGTATTGCATAACCCCCTCCATCCCATGCAATCCTGATGAACAAACTTAAGATGAGCTCTATCTGGTTAACACCACACTATGGTACTGTTGCCTGATCAATGTGAAGTTTTAGCTCATCTATCTCATAGTATGCTGGAGTTTTGGCCACTTAATTAGAAAGTGTGTTGTGATAACTCACTTCTTCAAAAGTTACCATGGTAATCCTGTGGCAAATGAATCACTCTTCTACCTGTTTGACAAATAGAAATGATGTGGTAAATAGACTTGGTGTCTTTTCCAATTGGCCTTTTTTGCCAATTATTTTCTGTGATTGAAATCCCAGCAAATAAGCATTTTAATTTTTCGTATTACAAAAGTATGCTGCAGGTTGATTTTTGGTTGGAAACATTGCTGCAGTCTCTgatccatgttttttttaatatagaaTAAAACATGCGGTGGTGTAAAGCACGTTGAAGTTTAACTTCAACCAGGTAAAACTGTGGAAATAAAACAGCGAACTTTGACTGACAAATGTCAGTCAGAGTGTGTCTGTATGTTCAGGCATACAGCACTGTGCAGGATTTGAAGTATATCAGTTTAGCAACCGGACCTTGAAAGCGATTTTTAAGGTTGTATTGTATCATGTGAAAGTCATAAGAAAGTCTGTGAGCTTTACATCAGGGTCATGACAGGTCTGACTGAAGGAAGTGGTTAGATTctgagataaaagaaaaaatagatatAGATTTATATCCCATGTTAGATAGGTTCAGTGGTAAAATTCTTCTGACAATTGATTTGTCAATCATTTAAGTCCATGTAATACATTCCAGCATACAAGGTCCTTTCATCCTAATGAAAGGACCTTGTATGCTGGAATGTATTACATGGACTTAAAAAAGTCCATAGACTTAAAAAAGTCCATATACTTCTACAGCATGTATAGTATCTGCACCCACTTACTATTGATCATAAATTGACTTTGGTCCAGTGAAGATGAACACATGAGTCTTTCATTTGGTGTaggtaaacacacttttttacACAACATGAAATTTAAGGAACCTATCCTGGCAAATGTTTTTTCACCActtctcaagtcataaacacagaaaagggcTCAGGGCGTTCTTGGAAGGACTGTAtctaacaataaaacaataaaacagtaagACTGAGACAGTCATCGTGGAATCAACTTTATCAAAATGCCTGGAAGCTTGATTAATGGTATTTACAAAGCCAATCAGTGTTTGGTCATTTGGAcacaaaatcaaattttgcAAGCGACACAACTTTGGTTGATGAGTTAATATAGCAGCCTATCAGTTACGGATTGTGCATTTGGCCTTACAAGAAAGCAAGGAAATGCTAGTTTTATTACACAGAAGGTTTTACAAGGTTTTCGGGCGTGTCAGCttggaaataaataaagctgATGCTTCCAACAGAAGCGACCTAAAGACTCCTGATCTCTGAAGGACCTCAAGTCAAGTGTCTGTCTGTTAGTAGATGATGAATATCATTCAGTGTGTGACGGAGGCATTTGATTATTGGGTTTGTTGACAGCTGATGTAAAAGCACACTGGTTCTTGAGCCCTCTTTggtctttttaatgtttgttgaACTAAAGAATTTTAAGTGTTAAGAAATGGTCTTAATATTTCGTCTGTCAAATTATAATATTCAGAGACAATTAATGTAATATAGTGTACAAAAATAACTCTTAAGTGGAGTTGgcacaaagagaaaaagtgaGATACTAATCAGATAATGGCATACCAGTGGaaattttgaaatatttaattatatCTATGTAATGATTAGTGCTCTGTCCTCCCTTCTTTACAGGCACAATGGCATCACCAACCCCTCTATCCAAGGCCAA
Coding sequences:
- the LOC115569723 gene encoding leukocyte elastase inhibitor-like isoform X4; this encodes MASPTPLSKANTTFSLALLKKLSDNDKTANVFYSPFSISSALAMVMMGARGNTAAQMSECLKTRDVQDDVHSSFAQLLGELNKADAPYALSVANRLYGEQSYQFVEHFLGGTRKHYNAELESVDFVKSFEAARLNINSWVEDKTQGKIKDLLAQGVLDSMTRLVLVNAIYFKGNWNKKFKEDVTRDAQFRINQNDTKPVKMMHQKTKFPLTFIPEANCQILEMPYIGKELSMLIFLPNDMKEGTTGLEKLEKELTYENFVEWTRPDMMDEIEVQVGLPRFKMEEKYDMKSVLVSMGMVDAFDIAMSDFSGMSPANDLVLSKVVHKAFVEVNEEGTEAAAATAAIMMLRCALPAPTFIADHPFLFFIRHNPSMSILFAGRYCSPE